The following proteins are co-located in the Paludibaculum fermentans genome:
- a CDS encoding putative signal transducing protein, with amino-acid sequence MSDSSIPTPDVNLVPLTEGGLELELSEMECLSIKTLLEANDIQVVVQGASQMPNLPYEILVPANQLQDAVRVVRDAQQTGAEVTE; translated from the coding sequence ATGAGCGATTCCAGCATCCCCACCCCGGACGTGAACCTCGTACCCCTGACGGAGGGCGGCTTGGAGCTTGAGCTCTCCGAGATGGAGTGCCTCTCCATCAAGACGCTGCTCGAAGCCAACGATATTCAGGTTGTCGTGCAAGGCGCGAGCCAGATGCCGAATCTGCCTTACGAGATCCTGGTTCCGGCTAACCAACTGCAAGACGCGGTTCGCGTGGTCCGCGATGCGCAGCAGACGGGCGCCGAAGTCACGGAATAA
- a CDS encoding YtxH domain-containing protein, with protein MYSEIEENSGKALWFVAGVAVGATIALLFAPSSGRVTRRRIGRVAERGRDSLADTGRDIAEKGKELYEKGRRLADEAADMIDRGKKLVEG; from the coding sequence ATGTATTCGGAAATCGAAGAAAATTCCGGCAAAGCTCTGTGGTTTGTAGCCGGCGTCGCCGTGGGCGCCACCATCGCACTGTTGTTCGCTCCTTCGTCGGGCCGCGTAACGCGGCGCCGCATCGGCCGCGTGGCGGAACGCGGGCGTGATTCGCTGGCCGACACCGGCCGTGATATCGCTGAAAAGGGCAAGGAACTCTACGAGAAGGGCCGCCGTCTCGCAGACGAAGCCGCCGACATGATCGATCGCGGCAAGAAACTAGTGGAAGGCTGA
- the pruA gene encoding L-glutamate gamma-semialdehyde dehydrogenase — protein MRLCDFRNEPYADFSKPENAEPMRAALAAVRAEFGKEYDLRIGDAHHRTGDLLKSINPSQPGEVVGLHHKATPELANQAIAVADAYFPVWAAVPAADRIASLRKASAILRRRKLEFDAWLVYEAGKSWAEAEADVSEAIDFCDYYALLAERLASPESLVQLPGEHDEMRYLPLGVGIVIPPWNFPLAILVGMTTAALVTGNTVVVKPSSDTPTIAAKFAEVLDEAGFPPHSFTLMVGSGAEVGDLLITHPRTRFISFTGSREVGLRINELAAKTAPGQIWIKRVIAEMGGKDGIIVDEEADLDDAVQGVLWSAYGYQGQKCSACSRAIVSEKLYDSFLEKLVAKVKDIKVGPSDDPAYYMGPVINERSMKSILDYAEVGRQEGRVLTGGERLPGDGYFVAPTVIADIDVKSRIFQEEIFGPVLGVTKARDFDHALELANATDYGLTGAVYTNNPEKIAKAKEQFFVGNLYINRKCTGAMVGAHPFGGFNMSGTDSKAGGPDYLLWFVQAKSIAQKMS, from the coding sequence ATGCGTCTTTGTGATTTCAGGAACGAGCCGTACGCCGACTTTTCGAAACCCGAAAATGCCGAGCCCATGCGTGCGGCTCTGGCGGCGGTCCGCGCCGAATTCGGAAAAGAATACGACCTCCGGATTGGCGATGCGCACCACCGCACCGGCGACCTGCTGAAGTCCATCAACCCGTCGCAGCCCGGCGAGGTGGTGGGCCTTCATCATAAAGCCACGCCCGAATTGGCCAATCAGGCCATCGCCGTGGCTGACGCCTATTTCCCGGTCTGGGCGGCCGTACCTGCGGCCGACCGGATCGCCAGCCTCCGCAAAGCATCGGCTATCCTGCGCCGCCGCAAGCTCGAGTTCGACGCCTGGCTCGTCTACGAAGCCGGCAAGAGCTGGGCCGAGGCGGAAGCCGACGTCAGCGAAGCAATCGACTTCTGCGACTACTATGCCCTGCTGGCGGAACGTCTCGCGTCGCCTGAATCGCTGGTGCAACTGCCCGGCGAGCACGATGAAATGCGCTACCTGCCGCTGGGCGTGGGCATCGTGATCCCGCCCTGGAACTTCCCGCTCGCCATCCTGGTCGGCATGACGACGGCCGCGCTGGTGACCGGCAACACCGTCGTGGTGAAACCGTCCTCCGACACGCCGACCATCGCCGCCAAGTTCGCCGAAGTGCTCGATGAGGCCGGCTTCCCGCCGCACAGCTTCACCCTCATGGTGGGCAGCGGCGCCGAAGTGGGCGATCTGCTCATCACCCACCCGCGGACGCGCTTCATCTCGTTCACCGGCTCGCGCGAAGTGGGTCTGCGCATCAACGAACTGGCGGCCAAGACGGCGCCCGGCCAAATCTGGATCAAACGCGTCATCGCCGAGATGGGCGGCAAAGACGGCATCATTGTCGACGAAGAGGCCGATCTCGACGACGCTGTGCAGGGCGTACTCTGGAGCGCTTACGGCTACCAGGGCCAGAAGTGCTCGGCCTGCTCCCGCGCGATCGTCAGCGAGAAGCTCTACGACTCGTTCCTGGAAAAGCTCGTCGCAAAAGTGAAGGACATCAAGGTAGGCCCGTCCGATGATCCCGCCTACTACATGGGTCCTGTCATCAACGAGCGTTCGATGAAGTCCATCCTGGACTATGCCGAGGTCGGCAGGCAGGAAGGCCGTGTGTTGACGGGAGGCGAACGCCTGCCGGGCGACGGCTACTTCGTGGCGCCGACGGTGATCGCTGACATCGACGTCAAGTCGCGCATCTTCCAGGAAGAGATCTTTGGACCCGTCCTGGGCGTCACCAAGGCGCGTGATTTCGATCATGCCCTGGAGCTGGCGAATGCGACGGATTACGGCCTGACCGGAGCGGTCTATACGAACAATCCGGAGAAGATCGCCAAGGCCAAGGAGCAGTTCTTCGTCGGCAATCTCTACATCAACCGCAAGTGCACCGGAGCCATGGTCGGAGCCCACCCCTTCGGAGGCTTCAACATGTCCGGTACCGATTCCAAGGCCGGCGGCCCGGACTACCTGCTCTGGTTCGTCCAGGCCAAGAGCATTGCGCAGAAGATGAGTTAG
- a CDS encoding BrnT family toxin — translation MTRYEWDENKNRANKAKHGLSFETAILVFQDPYVLSEVERVVDGEERWQSIGLIAGTLIVLVIHTWHVGGKPGEIIRVISARKATSKEQHCYENLL, via the coding sequence GTGACCCGGTACGAGTGGGACGAGAACAAGAACCGTGCAAACAAAGCGAAACACGGTCTCTCGTTCGAGACCGCGATTCTGGTCTTCCAGGATCCATACGTCCTGAGTGAAGTGGAACGGGTGGTGGATGGCGAAGAACGTTGGCAGTCCATAGGGTTGATCGCAGGCACGCTCATCGTGCTGGTGATCCACACATGGCATGTGGGGGGCAAACCGGGTGAAATCATTCGAGTGATCTCGGCGCGCAAAGCGACTTCCAAGGAACAACACTGCTACGAGAACCTGCTATGA
- a CDS encoding BrnA antitoxin family protein, producing MKKLTLQQKTELEALAGQPDSQIDTSDIPEVSFSDKAVVGKFYRPIKKPVSVRLDADVLDWLKRSGPGYQRRINLILRLEMQRSLKT from the coding sequence ATGAAGAAGCTCACACTCCAACAGAAGACCGAATTGGAAGCTCTGGCCGGACAGCCGGATAGCCAGATCGATACATCCGACATCCCTGAAGTTTCATTTAGCGATAAGGCAGTCGTGGGTAAGTTCTACCGCCCGATCAAGAAGCCGGTATCCGTGCGTCTCGACGCGGACGTACTGGACTGGCTCAAGCGCTCGGGGCCCGGCTACCAGCGCCGGATCAACCTGATCCTGCGTTTGGAGATGCAGCGCAGCCTGAAGACCTAG
- a CDS encoding DUF429 domain-containing protein, protein MSVFLGVDLGWYGKPSGLASVVPDGPGLRLRNVTRLEAADEILDWIRIEMQDEDGVVGVDAPTIITRQTGIRDAERELNKDFRRFHAGCHAANLGLPFAPLVLAFSRRLADAGFRHGADIQAQATGRFQIEIHPHAASVRLFGLERIVKYKRGRRAERAAELARLRGLMLSRLPMLDPPLALTLPEIPERGPTKPVEDQIDAVLCAYIAAHWWWWGKARNTVYGSNTEGFIVVPGRPTLAASVASIPARSSGCAASPNAGSG, encoded by the coding sequence GTGAGCGTCTTCCTCGGCGTGGATTTGGGTTGGTACGGGAAGCCCAGCGGATTGGCGTCCGTGGTTCCAGACGGTCCGGGTTTGCGTCTTCGGAACGTCACGCGGCTGGAGGCCGCGGATGAGATTCTGGACTGGATCCGCATCGAGATGCAGGACGAGGACGGAGTGGTGGGTGTCGACGCGCCGACCATCATTACGCGGCAGACGGGCATCCGGGACGCGGAACGCGAACTGAACAAGGACTTCCGCCGGTTTCACGCGGGTTGCCACGCCGCGAACCTGGGGCTGCCGTTTGCGCCGCTGGTCCTCGCCTTCAGCCGCCGGTTGGCCGACGCGGGTTTTCGGCATGGGGCAGACATCCAGGCGCAAGCAACAGGCCGTTTCCAGATTGAGATCCACCCGCACGCGGCGTCGGTCCGGTTGTTTGGGCTGGAGCGAATCGTGAAGTATAAGCGCGGGCGCCGGGCGGAGCGGGCGGCGGAGTTAGCGCGTCTGCGCGGGTTGATGTTGTCGAGGCTACCCATGCTTGATCCGCCGCTGGCCCTGACGCTGCCGGAGATTCCGGAGAGGGGTCCGACCAAGCCGGTGGAGGATCAGATCGATGCGGTGTTATGCGCCTACATTGCGGCTCACTGGTGGTGGTGGGGCAAGGCGCGGAACACGGTGTATGGGTCGAACACGGAGGGGTTTATTGTGGTGCCGGGGCGGCCAACGCTCGCAGCTTCGGTGGCTTCAATCCCGGCTAGGTCTTCAGGCTGCGCTGCATCTCCAAACGCAGGATCAGGTTGA
- a CDS encoding MOSC domain-containing protein — protein sequence MRVQEIWRYPVKSMAGERLPAAEIGPAGIAGDRVIQVRNGQGRIYTARTRPKLLRHRAILTADGEVLVDGLPWQSEEIRRAVEAVAGAGAHLVRSDAEDRFDILPLLVATDGMLQAVGVDTRRFRPNLVISGVPGLAERAWEGAQLRIGSVLIGMEDLRGRCIMTTYDPDTGAQDLNVLRRIQRGFQGVLGLNSYVLEPGRISEGDEVELIQP from the coding sequence GCGAGTCCAGGAGATTTGGCGATATCCAGTGAAGTCGATGGCCGGCGAGCGGCTGCCGGCGGCTGAGATCGGACCGGCTGGGATTGCGGGCGACCGCGTGATCCAGGTGCGCAACGGGCAGGGCCGGATTTATACGGCTCGCACGCGTCCGAAGCTGCTGCGGCATCGCGCCATTCTGACCGCTGACGGAGAAGTGCTGGTGGACGGGCTGCCGTGGCAGTCCGAGGAGATCCGGCGGGCTGTCGAAGCCGTGGCGGGGGCCGGCGCGCACCTGGTGCGGAGTGACGCGGAGGACCGGTTCGATATCCTCCCGCTGCTGGTGGCCACCGACGGGATGCTGCAGGCGGTGGGCGTGGATACGCGGCGCTTCCGGCCGAATCTGGTGATCAGCGGAGTGCCGGGACTGGCTGAGCGGGCGTGGGAAGGCGCCCAGTTGCGGATCGGCTCCGTTTTGATCGGAATGGAGGACCTGCGTGGCCGGTGCATCATGACAACTTACGACCCGGATACCGGCGCACAGGACTTGAACGTATTGCGGCGGATCCAGCGCGGTTTTCAGGGTGTGTTGGGTTTGAACAGCTATGTCCTCGAACCAGGCCGAATCAGCGAGGGGGATGAAGTGGAGTTGATCCAGCCGTGA